In Clostridium swellfunianum, a genomic segment contains:
- the kduI gene encoding 5-dehydro-4-deoxy-D-glucuronate isomerase: protein MDIRYSSHFEDAKKYDTSDLRRHFLIEKLFVPGEIKMTYSHIDRIIVAGITPTDKALSLEGSKELGCTYFLERRELGVINIGGAGIVKLDGEKYELNKEDGLYVGMGVKEVSFESLDANSPAKFYVNSGTAHKTYPTVKIGLDKANKVKAGSDEECNKRTINQYVHPAVCESCQLVMGMTILEPGSVWNTMPCHTHERRMEVYLYFNMDEESNVFHLMGTPDETRHIVVRNEQAVISPSWSIHSGVGTKNYTFIWGMVGENQTFTDMDVVAAKDLR, encoded by the coding sequence ATGGATATTAGATACTCAAGCCACTTTGAAGACGCAAAAAAATATGATACCTCTGACTTAAGAAGACATTTTTTAATAGAAAAGCTTTTTGTACCAGGCGAAATAAAAATGACCTATAGTCATATAGATAGAATTATTGTTGCAGGGATTACCCCAACAGATAAAGCACTGTCCTTAGAAGGCAGTAAAGAGCTAGGCTGCACATATTTTCTAGAAAGAAGAGAATTAGGTGTTATAAATATTGGCGGAGCTGGTATCGTTAAACTTGATGGTGAAAAATATGAATTAAACAAAGAAGATGGACTTTATGTAGGTATGGGTGTTAAGGAAGTAAGCTTTGAAAGCCTAGATGCAAATAGTCCTGCAAAATTCTATGTGAACAGTGGAACGGCACACAAAACTTACCCAACAGTTAAAATTGGCTTAGATAAAGCTAACAAAGTAAAGGCTGGAAGCGATGAGGAATGTAATAAGAGAACAATAAATCAATATGTGCATCCAGCAGTTTGCGAGAGCTGCCAGTTAGTTATGGGAATGACAATACTTGAGCCAGGAAGTGTTTGGAACACAATGCCTTGCCATACTCATGAAAGAAGAATGGAAGTTTATTTATACTTCAACATGGATGAAGAAAGTAATGTATTCCATCTGATGGGAACACCAGATGAGACTAGACACATAGTAGTAAGAAATGAGCAGGCTGTTATATCACCAAGTTGGTCAATACATTCTGGAGTTGGAACTAAAAATTATACCTTTATTTGGGGTATGGTTGGAGAAAATCAAACCTTTACCGATATGGACGTAGTTGCAGCTAAAGATTTAAGATAA
- the kduD gene encoding 2-dehydro-3-deoxy-D-gluconate 5-dehydrogenase KduD — translation MDFSIQNFSMDFFKLDGKVAIVTGGNTGLGQGYAVGLAKAGADLFIVTYDTNWEETKQLIEAEGRRVEFFQADLSKRECITAVVERCLEVYERIDVLVNNAGTIRRAPLLEYKDEDWKAVLDINLNAVYYLSQDVANVMVKQGGGKIINIASMLAFQGGKFVPSYTASKHGVAGITKAFANELGDKNVQINAVAPGYIATNNTAPIRADEGRSSEILSRIPAGRWGHPFDVIGAVVFLAGRASDYVNGHILAVDGGWLVR, via the coding sequence ATGGACTTTTCAATACAAAATTTTTCAATGGATTTTTTTAAATTAGATGGTAAGGTAGCTATAGTAACTGGTGGCAATACTGGTCTCGGACAAGGGTATGCTGTTGGTCTTGCAAAAGCTGGAGCTGATTTATTTATAGTTACTTATGATACAAATTGGGAAGAAACAAAGCAGCTTATAGAGGCTGAAGGAAGAAGAGTAGAGTTTTTTCAAGCAGATTTATCAAAAAGAGAGTGTATAACTGCTGTTGTTGAACGTTGCTTAGAGGTATATGAAAGAATAGATGTACTTGTTAACAACGCAGGAACAATTAGAAGAGCACCTCTTCTTGAATACAAAGATGAGGACTGGAAAGCAGTATTGGATATAAATTTAAATGCTGTTTACTACTTAAGCCAAGATGTAGCTAATGTTATGGTAAAGCAAGGTGGAGGAAAGATAATAAACATAGCTTCAATGCTTGCCTTCCAAGGCGGGAAGTTTGTACCATCCTACACTGCGTCAAAGCACGGTGTTGCTGGGATAACTAAGGCTTTTGCAAATGAATTAGGAGATAAAAATGTACAAATAAATGCTGTAGCGCCAGGCTACATTGCAACAAATAACACCGCACCAATCAGAGCGGATGAAGGAAGAAGTTCAGAAATACTTTCCAGAATTCCAGCTGGAAGATGGGGACATCCATTTGATGTTATAGGAGCAGTAGTATTTTTAGCAGGAAGAGCTTCAGATTATGTAAACGGACATATATTAGCAGTTGATGGTGGCTGGTTAGTAAGATAA
- a CDS encoding helix-turn-helix domain-containing protein — MKMIKISNKNTLQRLIIFNLILVVVMTIIPQIFYFRYLNVFIESHVKESNMQSIKNMQNSIDENIITDIISFPNKYLSNLPSNEDLTYPLDNNISSDTSRTINIYRSINDIKGKNSLIHSIDLFYPKSNMLFYDGNVIFLDKAIERGSALPDWIDTKNYVENQFKWVVHNDSTNKVQILSFIRTIPLFAENNNIKGIVSINVETDTISKEMQKHQSPEDGIALIVDSYNNIISSNQTSLNNEIVREIKESYISPQNQNLDKYTGIMYLDKKKYMVSSVVSDVNNWTYISLIPISEYYDKTNSVRNIILIAGVIMLAINISMAYILARKAHKPIADEIHELTEKIEKNQPIIKQHFFTNLLKGNIREKFHVSEQGKLFNFTLDSNQFSVFNIYIHEEAYKSFEDLVLLPHKIIESIEAKEAPSKLWFVQGESTHIYGIVELNNDISLNQIIDYLHCKLKMNIGNFYTIGVGNACNGSIDSISQSFKEAEVAAEYYFIYPNVNTISYSELDFEAMKESESSVRILNKIQSYLQAGDKKSLQEAIASIIEGMANGFYRIENCRNILLDIVTTIKKSINNLGYSTKEMFGYSIRERYKKINNINEFKEWINSIIDISTEKINEKKSSSDYNLDEKIIKYISDHIYDNLSLEILADYIGVTPNYLSKIFKQRFGLTFSEYLIDIKLNNAIILLKEKDITVQDIAYKLGYNSAHYFIKVFKQKYGITPKQYQKQNF, encoded by the coding sequence ATGAAAATGATTAAAATTTCGAATAAGAACACTCTTCAGAGGTTAATAATTTTTAACTTAATACTTGTTGTAGTGATGACTATTATTCCACAAATATTTTATTTTAGGTATTTGAATGTTTTTATAGAGAGCCACGTGAAAGAATCAAATATGCAGTCTATCAAAAATATGCAAAACTCAATTGATGAAAATATAATAACTGATATTATAAGCTTTCCCAATAAATATCTTTCAAATTTGCCAAGCAATGAAGATTTGACATATCCTTTGGATAATAACATCAGCAGTGACACCAGTAGAACTATAAACATTTATAGAAGCATAAATGACATTAAAGGGAAAAACTCTCTTATTCACTCTATTGATTTATTTTATCCTAAAAGTAATATGTTATTTTATGATGGAAACGTTATTTTTTTGGACAAGGCTATTGAAAGAGGCAGTGCTTTACCAGATTGGATTGACACTAAAAATTATGTAGAAAATCAATTCAAATGGGTAGTTCATAATGACAGTACAAATAAAGTTCAAATTTTATCTTTTATAAGAACGATACCGCTATTTGCAGAAAATAACAATATTAAAGGAATTGTATCTATAAACGTTGAGACTGATACTATAAGCAAAGAAATGCAAAAGCATCAGTCACCAGAGGATGGAATTGCATTAATCGTAGATTCTTATAATAATATAATAAGCAGCAACCAAACAAGCCTTAATAATGAGATTGTTCGTGAAATAAAGGAAAGCTATATAAGCCCCCAAAATCAAAATTTAGATAAATATACAGGAATAATGTATTTAGACAAGAAGAAATATATGGTATCAAGTGTAGTTTCCGATGTTAATAACTGGACTTATATATCTCTTATACCTATAAGTGAGTATTATGATAAGACAAATAGTGTAAGAAATATTATTCTAATTGCTGGTGTTATTATGCTAGCTATAAATATATCTATGGCTTATATTCTTGCCAGGAAGGCTCATAAACCGATAGCTGATGAAATTCATGAACTGACAGAAAAAATCGAAAAAAATCAGCCTATTATAAAACAGCATTTCTTTACAAATTTATTAAAAGGCAATATAAGAGAGAAGTTTCATGTCTCTGAACAAGGAAAGCTGTTCAATTTCACATTAGACTCTAATCAGTTTTCGGTCTTTAATATTTATATACACGAAGAGGCTTATAAGAGCTTTGAGGATTTGGTTTTATTGCCACACAAAATAATTGAATCCATTGAAGCAAAAGAAGCTCCAAGCAAACTATGGTTTGTTCAAGGTGAATCTACTCATATTTATGGTATAGTTGAGCTAAATAATGATATATCTTTGAACCAGATTATTGATTACTTACATTGCAAATTAAAAATGAATATAGGAAATTTTTATACTATTGGAGTAGGTAATGCTTGTAATGGTAGTATAGATAGCATTTCTCAATCATTCAAAGAAGCTGAAGTAGCAGCAGAGTATTATTTTATATATCCTAATGTAAATACAATTTCATACTCTGAATTGGATTTTGAGGCAATGAAGGAATCAGAAAGTTCCGTACGCATATTAAATAAAATTCAAAGCTATTTGCAGGCTGGGGATAAAAAATCTCTACAGGAGGCTATTGCATCTATAATTGAAGGAATGGCCAACGGATTTTACAGAATTGAAAATTGCAGAAATATATTGTTGGATATAGTTACAACAATTAAGAAGTCAATAAATAATTTAGGCTACAGCACAAAAGAAATGTTTGGTTATAGTATTAGGGAAAGATACAAAAAGATAAACAATATAAATGAGTTCAAAGAATGGATTAACAGTATAATAGATATATCAACGGAGAAAATAAATGAAAAAAAATCTAGCTCAGACTATAATCTGGATGAAAAAATAATAAAATATATATCAGACCATATTTATGATAACTTATCTTTGGAGATTTTGGCAGACTATATAGGGGTAACCCCAAACTACTTAAGCAAAATTTTTAAACAGCGTTTTGGATTAACCTTCTCTGAATATTTAATTGATATTAAGCTAAATAATGCTATTATTTTGTTAAAAGAAAAAGATATTACTGTTCAGGATATTGCTTATAAGCTTGGATATAATTCAGCGCATTATTTTATTAAGGTATTTAAACAGAAGTATGGCATTACTCCAAAGCAGTATCAAAAACAAAATTTTTAA
- a CDS encoding carbohydrate ABC transporter permease, with product MKAKNTTSDKVFLAVTYITLILLTVTILYPLLQVITISLSSAESIYKPGMHIIPTDLDFSGYKIIFKKELIWTSYRNTIVRTVIGTAITVFLTFLGAYTLSKKTLPHRKFWTGFVTLTMFFSGGMIPSYLLVVKVLNINNTIWSLVLPGAINTFYLIVTRNFIAMLPESLEESAKIEGANDIYILFKIIMPLSMPILTTVALYTMVYHWNAWFDCMMYIQNESKYVLQLVLRRIILEGADATAEMSGQVVNTNLESMKMATLVVAILPIICVYPFLQKYFVQGMLVGSVKG from the coding sequence ATGAAGGCAAAAAATACAACGTCAGATAAAGTGTTTTTGGCAGTTACTTATATAACACTTATACTTCTTACAGTAACGATATTATATCCTCTGCTTCAAGTAATCACTATATCTTTAAGTTCAGCAGAGTCTATATATAAACCTGGAATGCATATTATACCAACGGATCTTGATTTTTCAGGATATAAAATAATATTTAAGAAGGAATTAATATGGACAAGTTATAGAAATACTATTGTAAGAACAGTAATAGGTACAGCTATAACAGTATTCCTTACTTTCTTAGGAGCTTATACATTATCTAAGAAGACATTACCACACAGGAAATTCTGGACAGGTTTTGTTACATTAACAATGTTCTTCTCAGGAGGAATGATACCTTCATACTTGCTTGTGGTTAAAGTATTAAACATTAATAATACTATCTGGTCATTAGTGCTTCCAGGTGCTATTAATACATTTTATCTAATAGTTACAAGAAACTTTATAGCAATGCTTCCAGAAAGCTTGGAGGAATCAGCCAAAATTGAAGGGGCAAATGATATTTATATCTTGTTTAAAATAATAATGCCTCTATCTATGCCAATACTTACAACAGTAGCCCTATATACTATGGTATATCACTGGAATGCTTGGTTTGATTGTATGATGTACATTCAAAATGAAAGCAAATATGTACTGCAGCTTGTCCTTAGAAGAATAATACTTGAAGGTGCTGATGCTACCGCAGAAATGAGCGGACAGGTAGTTAACACTAACCTAGAATCAATGAAAATGGCAACTTTAGTAGTTGCAATACTACCAATAATTTGTGTTTATCCATTTTTACAAAAGTACTTTGTACAAGGTATGTTAGTTGGTTCAGTTAAGGGTTAA
- a CDS encoding ABC transporter permease, giving the protein MKTITTTNNSAVDNFTPALRKKSILKRYAEHKYFFIMFFPVVLYYLVFHYGTLYGILIAFKDFRSLDGIWSSPWAGLKHFKAMIEDPYFFTVLKNTLIINFGKLLIGFPAPIILAIMLSEIKKERFKKFVQTVSYMPHFLSWVVLAGMLLEILSPSRGPINAIITALGFKPVFFITEPYWFRKILVGSEIWKGIGFGAIIYLAAISGINPEQYEAAEVDGINRFQKLIYITIPSIMPVIIIMLILRAGNIINDDFEQVFNLMNAKVMEVGDVLSTYTYRQGLINMNMSYGAAVGLFKNVIALIMVLSANFVASKISDDTLF; this is encoded by the coding sequence GTGAAGACGATAACAACTACAAATAACAGTGCTGTAGATAATTTTACACCAGCTCTACGAAAGAAAAGCATTCTTAAAAGATACGCCGAGCACAAGTACTTTTTTATAATGTTCTTCCCAGTAGTATTATACTATTTGGTATTTCACTACGGTACGCTGTACGGGATACTTATAGCGTTTAAGGATTTCAGATCATTAGATGGAATTTGGAGCAGTCCTTGGGCTGGTCTTAAACATTTTAAAGCAATGATAGAAGATCCATATTTCTTTACAGTATTAAAAAATACACTGATAATAAACTTTGGGAAATTACTAATAGGATTTCCAGCACCTATAATATTAGCTATCATGCTTAGTGAAATAAAGAAGGAAAGATTTAAGAAATTTGTTCAGACAGTGAGCTATATGCCTCACTTTCTATCATGGGTTGTTTTAGCAGGTATGCTTCTAGAAATCTTATCACCAAGTAGAGGTCCAATAAATGCGATTATAACTGCATTAGGGTTTAAACCTGTATTTTTTATTACTGAACCATACTGGTTTAGAAAAATTCTTGTAGGAAGTGAAATATGGAAAGGTATAGGATTTGGAGCAATTATTTATCTAGCTGCTATAAGCGGAATAAATCCAGAACAATATGAGGCTGCTGAGGTTGATGGGATAAACAGATTTCAAAAACTTATCTATATAACTATTCCTTCAATAATGCCTGTAATTATTATAATGCTGATATTAAGAGCAGGTAACATAATAAATGATGACTTTGAGCAGGTATTTAACCTTATGAATGCGAAGGTTATGGAGGTTGGTGATGTTTTATCAACTTATACCTACAGGCAGGGACTTATAAACATGAACATGAGTTATGGAGCAGCAGTAGGATTATTTAAAAATGTTATAGCGTTAATTATGGTATTAAGTGCAAACTTTGTAGCATCTAAAATTAGCGACGATACATTATTTTAG
- a CDS encoding methyl-accepting chemotaxis protein, with amino-acid sequence MRGKKNHGRLRKLKIKSRLIISFGILVITPLIVLGVTSFMVSKQAMEDKISAFSAQIMEQVGRNVGAELSKYQGLMDEVSFDKKIQQAIEKEKYENIIDKLNTTKDINNLISTKVFVNQGIKSLGIIDNNNQIFGEFNSETLNDNFTKALNENTNKDNNKLSWRFHSEQGVGIVASKYIKSLDTNENIGIAFAAFKPEALADVYKNVNIGEGGFINIINSEGIIISSKDKNIIGKPMEDTSIISSITSKDENLAEGNKFFKSNDNKYLVSYVPLNGTDWHIVGMIPFSYMNSQSNFLRANIIVIGFIAFVIAMIAALAISRSISTPLNSLVELMNQAKEGNFALHINDNSKDEIGEVIYAFDEMVKRISMLILNVKGLISSVTDSTKIIAQVSEHSYSASEEIASTMNEIARGTSDQAVEVSNGLNNLNILSQGINVVNDNVDTVAKILTSTKKLEEEAKRSVKVLNEKAIETSGASNKIINDINTLNVDTKHIKTVVEMIVAIADQTNLLSLNAAIEAARAGESGRGFAVVAEEIRKLADQSKEASIQINNIINDIQKKTELTAKEANNTKVILEQQIDAVGKTDNAFKVIFDAMDEISIGLSRMVNSVDEIVTARDNTTTAMEEISSVSEETAATTEQVSASTQDQIEGVQKISDLAASLNDMVGRLNSAVDLFKIE; translated from the coding sequence ATGAGAGGTAAAAAAAACCATGGTAGGTTAAGGAAATTAAAAATAAAATCTAGACTAATAATTTCATTTGGAATATTAGTAATTACACCTTTAATAGTGTTAGGAGTTACATCTTTTATGGTTTCGAAGCAAGCTATGGAGGATAAAATATCCGCCTTCTCTGCTCAAATAATGGAGCAGGTAGGAAGAAACGTTGGAGCTGAGCTTTCTAAATATCAAGGCTTGATGGATGAAGTGTCCTTTGATAAAAAAATACAGCAAGCTATTGAGAAGGAAAAATATGAAAATATAATTGATAAATTAAATACTACGAAAGACATAAATAACTTGATTTCTACTAAGGTATTTGTGAATCAGGGGATAAAAAGTCTTGGAATTATTGATAATAACAATCAAATCTTCGGTGAGTTCAATAGTGAGACTTTAAATGATAATTTTACAAAAGCTTTGAATGAAAATACAAATAAGGATAACAATAAATTGTCCTGGAGATTCCACTCAGAACAAGGTGTTGGTATTGTAGCTAGCAAGTATATTAAATCACTGGATACAAATGAAAATATAGGTATTGCCTTTGCAGCGTTTAAACCAGAAGCTTTAGCTGATGTTTATAAAAATGTAAATATAGGGGAAGGCGGATTCATAAATATTATAAATTCAGAAGGTATTATTATATCAAGTAAAGATAAAAACATAATAGGTAAACCTATGGAAGATACTTCTATTATTTCCTCTATAACAAGTAAAGATGAAAATTTAGCTGAAGGAAATAAATTTTTCAAGTCAAATGATAATAAGTATTTAGTTTCTTATGTTCCCTTGAATGGAACTGACTGGCATATAGTTGGTATGATCCCCTTTAGTTATATGAATTCACAATCAAATTTTTTAAGGGCTAATATTATCGTTATAGGATTTATTGCGTTTGTTATAGCAATGATTGCTGCATTGGCTATATCCAGAAGCATATCCACTCCTTTAAACTCACTAGTTGAACTTATGAATCAAGCAAAGGAGGGTAACTTTGCTTTACATATAAATGATAATAGTAAAGACGAAATCGGTGAAGTAATTTATGCTTTCGATGAAATGGTTAAAAGGATAAGTATGCTTATTTTAAATGTAAAAGGACTAATTTCAAGTGTTACGGATAGCACAAAAATTATTGCTCAGGTTTCAGAACATTCTTATTCAGCCTCAGAAGAAATTGCTTCAACCATGAATGAAATTGCTAGAGGGACCTCAGACCAGGCTGTTGAGGTTTCTAACGGGTTAAATAATTTAAATATTTTATCTCAAGGTATCAATGTGGTTAATGATAATGTAGATACGGTGGCAAAGATATTAACATCTACAAAAAAACTTGAAGAAGAAGCAAAACGATCTGTAAAAGTACTTAATGAAAAAGCTATTGAGACAAGCGGTGCTTCTAATAAAATCATAAATGATATAAATACATTAAATGTAGATACTAAACATATCAAGACAGTAGTGGAAATGATAGTAGCAATAGCGGATCAGACAAATTTGTTATCATTAAATGCAGCAATAGAGGCAGCAAGAGCAGGAGAATCGGGCAGGGGGTTTGCAGTAGTTGCAGAAGAAATTAGAAAGCTTGCAGATCAATCGAAGGAAGCTTCTATTCAGATTAACAATATCATAAATGATATTCAAAAGAAAACTGAACTTACAGCAAAAGAAGCTAACAATACTAAGGTTATCCTAGAACAACAAATTGATGCTGTAGGAAAAACTGACAATGCTTTTAAAGTGATATTTGATGCTATGGATGAAATATCTATTGGGCTTTCAAGAATGGTGAATTCAGTAGATGAAATAGTTACAGCAAGAGATAATACTACAACAGCAATGGAGGAGATTTCTTCCGTATCAGAAGAAACAGCAGCTACCACTGAGCAGGTTTCTGCAAGCACTCAAGACCAAATAGAGGGTGTACAGAAAATATCAGACCTTGCTGCAAGTTTAAATGACATGGTTGGCAGGTTGAATTCTGCCGTAGATTTATTTAAAATAGAATAA
- a CDS encoding LacI family DNA-binding transcriptional regulator gives MATIKDIAIYCGVSAMTVSRALNNSSEISQSTKERVLKACQDLGYRPNSAAKSLITRKTNMIGLVVPDITNQYYANVSRGVSSYLETHGYGLILCNSDRKKSNETRYLGFLSEGRVDGIIILPVKPHKEDYESISKELPLVMADNYVEGLKASFVGNDNYYGGTKIIKHMIKQGYKKIGVILGDKKSSASNERFRAYEDVLKSHNIDLDEDIIVNSNPTFEDGFSLAERLVNKGVDSIFAINDTVAMGVIKYCYLNDIKIPEQLGVAGYDNIEQSAMMPVPLTTVDQNSSILGMTAAETLMEQINDSTKQSKEIILKPKLIIRKSCGEQ, from the coding sequence ATGGCTACTATAAAAGACATAGCAATATACTGCGGAGTATCAGCTATGACGGTTTCAAGGGCACTAAATAACAGCAGTGAAATTTCTCAATCTACAAAGGAAAGAGTATTAAAAGCATGCCAAGATCTTGGTTATAGGCCAAATTCTGCTGCTAAAAGTTTAATTACTAGAAAAACAAATATGATTGGTCTTGTTGTACCAGATATAACAAATCAGTACTATGCAAATGTGAGCAGAGGTGTAAGCTCTTATTTAGAGACTCATGGTTATGGCCTTATACTATGTAATAGCGATAGAAAAAAATCAAATGAAACAAGGTATCTAGGTTTCTTATCTGAAGGCAGAGTTGATGGAATTATAATTTTGCCTGTGAAGCCTCACAAAGAAGATTATGAAAGTATTTCAAAAGAGCTTCCTCTAGTTATGGCGGATAACTATGTAGAAGGTCTTAAAGCAAGCTTTGTTGGAAATGATAATTATTATGGCGGTACTAAAATTATCAAACATATGATAAAGCAAGGTTATAAAAAGATAGGAGTAATACTAGGGGATAAAAAGTCCTCTGCCTCAAATGAAAGATTCAGAGCTTATGAAGATGTTTTGAAATCTCATAATATAGATTTGGATGAAGATATTATAGTAAACAGCAATCCTACCTTTGAAGATGGTTTTAGCTTAGCTGAACGACTTGTTAATAAAGGTGTAGATAGTATTTTTGCTATAAATGATACTGTTGCTATGGGTGTAATTAAGTACTGTTACTTAAATGATATTAAAATACCTGAGCAATTGGGAGTGGCAGGTTACGATAATATTGAACAATCAGCGATGATGCCTGTACCTTTAACTACTGTTGATCAAAACTCAAGTATACTTGGAATGACTGCGGCAGAAACCTTAATGGAGCAAATTAATGATAGTACCAAGCAGAGTAAAGAAATAATACTAAAGCCTAAGTTGATTATTAGAAAATCCTGTGGAGAACAATAA
- a CDS encoding carbohydrate-binding protein: protein MKIEIKDRNNEALFLAEGDKKIKLTFNKEYEEGDKIVFHFENIKYIVANIGEYVAESLIYAPESKFEFGIPFGEKLVAYHPEAFKGNLHEISIREASLEEINEYRNLALNGLDKHQEINYYPHAYANVVTRNEACFEPRNAIDGCKDNSSHGYYPYHSWGGGLRDDLEFTLYFGREVEIDKIVLYLRADYVNDHDTNWETGVFEFSDGSRLPISMIKTSDPQEYCFEAKKVAWIKLTEIRRPVSSAFAALTEIEVYGRDI, encoded by the coding sequence ATGAAAATAGAAATTAAAGATAGGAACAATGAGGCATTATTCTTAGCTGAAGGAGATAAAAAAATTAAATTGACTTTTAACAAAGAATATGAAGAGGGAGATAAGATAGTTTTTCACTTTGAGAATATAAAGTATATAGTTGCAAATATTGGAGAATATGTTGCAGAATCTTTAATTTACGCACCTGAGTCTAAATTTGAATTTGGTATACCATTTGGCGAAAAGTTAGTAGCTTATCATCCTGAGGCTTTTAAAGGAAATTTACATGAAATATCTATAAGAGAGGCTTCATTGGAAGAAATTAATGAATATAGGAATTTAGCTTTAAATGGACTTGATAAGCATCAGGAGATTAATTATTATCCTCATGCTTATGCAAATGTTGTAACGAGAAATGAAGCTTGCTTTGAACCAAGAAATGCAATAGATGGATGTAAGGACAATTCTTCTCATGGATATTATCCATATCACTCTTGGGGAGGGGGATTGCGTGATGATTTAGAATTTACTTTATACTTTGGAAGAGAAGTTGAGATAGACAAAATAGTGCTTTACTTAAGAGCGGATTATGTAAATGATCATGATACAAACTGGGAAACAGGGGTTTTTGAGTTTTCAGATGGCAGCAGACTTCCTATTTCTATGATTAAAACTTCAGATCCACAAGAATACTGCTTTGAAGCCAAGAAAGTTGCATGGATTAAGCTGACAGAGATTAGAAGACCAGTATCATCAGCCTTTGCAGCGCTTACTGAAATTGAGGTTTATGGAAGAGATATATAG
- a CDS encoding cupin domain-containing protein → MFVLNDLTQCKQLDEKVSRKVLGCGGSLLMAEVSFKKDGIGQIHSHEEYEQVSYIVKGSFKVTVGEEAKVLKAGDSFYADKNTPHGVIALEDSIILDIFTPLRKDFIEV, encoded by the coding sequence ATGTTTGTATTAAATGATTTAACACAATGTAAGCAACTTGATGAGAAGGTTTCGAGAAAGGTACTTGGCTGTGGAGGCAGCCTTCTCATGGCTGAAGTTAGCTTTAAAAAAGATGGCATAGGACAAATTCATAGCCATGAAGAATATGAACAGGTTTCATATATCGTTAAAGGAAGCTTTAAAGTAACTGTTGGAGAGGAAGCAAAAGTTTTAAAGGCTGGAGACAGCTTTTATGCGGATAAAAATACTCCTCATGGAGTTATAGCTTTGGAAGATTCCATCATATTAGATATTTTTACACCATTAAGAAAAGATTTTATCGAAGTATAA